The genomic DNA GCTGATGTAACATCAGGAACGGTTTCAAAATGCTCTCCCTTGCCACATTTCCTCTCATTGAACCCTCTTGAGAAAGGCATTCTGTGGGTTTCACTTTGATTGCATCCACAATGAGAGTCATGAATGGAAAGTCATAAGCAAACAAGATCACGCCTGAGAGCGCCGGGGCACGGCCCCTCGGACGTTCTGTTAAAGTGGTTTCAGTACGAGAGAAAAATCCAGAGCACAGCGGCGGTTTCAGGAGAGATAGCCCGTCTCATTTGTGTGTCTATCTCAGTGTCCTTCGTCACATGTGTGCTTTCCACACAGCAACAGGTCAAACTTCAAAccgacacacactcacagagcaAACAGCTCGCGAGCAAACGGAGCAAATGCAGAGATAAACAGCAAGAATTCCTGCGCAGGAATTCCTGGACTGACTCCTCTGAATATTTTTACATTAACATAGCTGGGGACACTGTCATACCTTCAGCTATGTCAGCTTTTAAGGAAGCTCTTTCCTCCTTAAATTTAGAAAGTGTCAAAAGCGCCAGGACTTCACCTGTCTGTTGATGTAGTTCAACCTGTTTTCATTCAGGCATTCACTCCTCAACCACCAATTTCCATGACAACTATCTTCTTCCTTCAAAGCATTTCCTGACTACACAGTGATGTCACTCCCCGCAATTCACACCCTCCTCTTTTTGGTACAGAGAGAGGAACCTGACCTTCCAAACGCAGCCATGTCCCTACTTTTGTTATGCAGTGGAAACACACACGAAGGTCTGTGCTGCTCTGCGCGGCGCGGAGGTGAAAGCATGGCTTTGAAACGGTGGCCTGATCTCAAATGTGTGCTTCGGGGCAGCTCGCTTACTCAGGGCAAAATGCCAGGGCGGTAAAGATCTTTTGTGATGCTGACTAACCTCAGATGTTGCGCAAAGGCAAAGAAAGGCACTGCCCAATTACTCAAAAGAGAATAAATTCATTGTACTTGTATTTTAGGCAGAATCTTCAGCAGAAAAATGTGTAATTTCCTCATTAAAGTTATGATTCAGGCTCAGTATTACTCACCATTACCAAGACAGTGAATTACGGTCCTGTTCCCTCTGGCTTTTAACCTACCATGGCTTACAGATTAGCAAAACTTGCTTTCTTTAAGAATCCGGCACTCTGATGACCAGAGTGAAACTTTAAGACTTGAGGCAAAGTAGTTTACCTGACAATCACTTCTCTGAAACTAGAGATCTCATCATTTATTCACAGCAaatgactcagacacacacacacacactcaacagcAGAAAGGAAACAGGCTGAGGCTCACTTCACTTCGTGTTCATTCGAGTTTCTTTCAGTCATTATAACGCCCTGAAGCTCTCGTTTCCTCTTTTGGGAACTTTTTGTGAAATATGACTTTTGCTACGGTAGCAGCTGCTCATTGAAAAGGCATCACTTCCGTACTGATCTggatatataattttttttattattttatcagcaatagcaaaagaaaaaaaaagaaaaagagaagaaataaaacagCGGCATCTATAAAGCGTTAACAGAATAGCCGGTTTGGTGTTTGCAGGACCATACAGGCtgatgattttaaaaataataataattaaagaaaagagaaggggGTTGAAGTCACTGGAGCACCTGcattggaggtggaggaggtggtggtggtgaatgGGGAGGGTTGGGTATTTGGTTAACATTTGCTGGGGTCCAAAAGTCAGTCACAGAGAGTAAAAATGTGCACAGCCACCTTGTTGCTAACCAacccctctccctccctccctcgctctgTCCTGCAGTGCAAACTCAGTGACTAAGAATACCTTCTGCTGTCTTGATTTTGGGGAGGGGGGTGTGGGGACACCTGTAACTCAGGTCCCTCTTAAGGCAGCCGAAACTACAAACACTCAACAGTAACGGAAGCTCGAGAGGAAACGATAAGACTGGTTGTAACAGATTCAAaccctgaaacaacaaaatgtatAGATATATCCATATCacagtgtgtacgtgtgtgtgtcagaataTCAAGCGTCCACATAGTGTCTTTCGAACAAACCGCCACAGTAGACATTATGGATGGAATCACTGCACATGAAATAACTAACACGTCCTCATTCATCCCAGTACAATCGAATACAAAAGGAAGGTCCTAACATATTCATAAACACGCATTCTAACAAATTACAGCGGCAACTTCGACCAGTGAAGGTGATATGCGGTTGTGCTAGGcaatgggcttttttttttttcatttgttttttgtctttttggactTTCCCCATCCTTTGGATATGTAGCTGGGTGATGACTGAGAATACTGAATGAGGGTTAAGCATGGGGTGGAAATATAAACGTGTCCCCCATAGtcccctgaaaaaaaaaattacacaaaaaaacaaaaaacagggagttaaaaaaataaagaatttgcTGTAAAAGAAAGCGTACTGTATATTTAAACAGTGCTGGTTATACAGAGTGTGAACCAAAGCAagctacaaagaaaaaaaaaagccaagaaaTATGTTGGTTTTTTGCTTAAATGAAATCTGTGATTATAGTGATGTCAACATTatccaaaaaaagagaaagaaagaaaactagaAGTAAATGCTACCCTCTTTGATACACACTCAGCAGAGGGGTCGTGGTATTAATTGCTTCAGattgcatctttttttctttttacttattatttttcattctcAGCTACTTCTTTTGCCTCCAAGTGTCCAGGCTGGTGagaaaggaggagggagggagggaaacaTTAAGACTTATAATTTGAGGTAAGCCAGGTCAGGCCCTCGTAGAGTCCGTCCCCTGTCGTCGCACACGAAGGCTGAACGTACCAATTCCTATCTCTGATCCGCGTCAGGCCCAGCTTCTCCTGGATCTCGTGTGGTTTCATGGCATCTGGGAGGTCCTGCTTGTTGGCGAAGATGAGGATGATGGCGTCCCGCATCTCCCGGTCGTTGATGATGCGGTGGAGCTCCTGCCTCGCCTCGTCGATCCTATCCCTGTCGGCACAGTCCACCACAAAAATGAGCCCCTGGGTGCCCGTGTAGTAATGTCTCCAGAGCGGCCTGATCTTATCTTGTCCCCCCACGTCCCACACATTGAACTTCACATTCTTATAGGTGACAGTCTCCACATTGAAACCAACAGTGGGGATGGTGGTGACTGACTGTCCCAGCTTCAGCTTGTACAGGATGGTAGTTTTCCCAGCAGCATCAAGTCCAAGCATCAATATTCTCATCTCCTTGTTGCCAAAGATCTTTGAAAGCATTTTCCCCATCTTGTTTTCTGTTCATAAATACTTCTTTAGAAGATATAATGAAGCTTCTCCAATGAGAAGAAAATAGGGGGAGATATATCACTGAGAAGTTACAGTTTCACTGTGTTGCTACTGAAAGTCCTCCACGTGATGGCAGCGGTGGGCTGACACAAGTGTCAATGTTCAAAAGGTGGTGGCTTGCAAGTTTGTACAGTACAGTTAGCTGGTCTGTGGTGATCTGACCTGAGCATTCAGTAGAAGCAGTGTGTATGGAGCCCTCACAGACTTGAGTGGGGGTCTGTTTTCATGATCCAATGGATTCCgaagtaagaagaagaaaaaagcccgATATGTTTCAAAGTCGCCTATGAGCACTGACTTCCGTCAAAAgccacatttcaagttttttttcCGTTCGAAATCCTGTTGC from Maylandia zebra isolate NMK-2024a linkage group LG15, Mzebra_GT3a, whole genome shotgun sequence includes the following:
- the arf6a gene encoding ADP-ribosylation factor 6a; translation: MGKMLSKIFGNKEMRILMLGLDAAGKTTILYKLKLGQSVTTIPTVGFNVETVTYKNVKFNVWDVGGQDKIRPLWRHYYTGTQGLIFVVDCADRDRIDEARQELHRIINDREMRDAIILIFANKQDLPDAMKPHEIQEKLGLTRIRDRNWYVQPSCATTGDGLYEGLTWLTSNYKS